In Lutra lutra chromosome 13, mLutLut1.2, whole genome shotgun sequence, one genomic interval encodes:
- the PPP3R2 gene encoding calcineurin subunit B type 2, whose product MGNEASYPEEICSHFNSDEIKRLSKKFKKLDLDRSGSLSVEEFLSLPELHQNPLVQRVIDVFDTDGNGEVDFKEFILGASQFSVRGDEEEKLRFAFSIYDIDKDGYISNGELFQVLKLMVGDNLKDWQLQQLVDKTIIVLDRDGDGKISFEEFSAVVRGLDVHKKLVVIV is encoded by the coding sequence ATGGGAAATGAAGCCAGTTACCCGGAGGAGATATGCTCCCACTTCAACTCCGATGAAATTAAAAGACTGAGCAAGAAGTTTAAGAAGCTAGACTTGGACCGTTCAGGCTCTCTGAGCGTGGAGGAGTTCTTGTCCCTGCCCGAGCTGCACCAGAACCCGTTGGTGCAGCGAGTGATCGACGTCTTCGACACCGATGGCAATGGAGAAGTGGACTTCAAGGAGTTCATCCTGGGGGCCTCCCAGTTCAGCGTCAGGGGGGACGAGGAGGAGAAGTTGAGGTTTGCCTTCAGCATCTATGACATTGATAAAGACGGCTACATTTCCAACGGGGAACTCTTCCAGGTGCTGAAGCTGATGGTGGGCGACAACCTGAAGGACTGGCAGTTACAGCAGCTAGTGGACAAAACCATCATCGTCCTGGATCGGGATGGAGACGGGAAAATATCTTTTGAGGAGTTCAGCGCTGTGGTCAGAGGCCTGGATGTCCACAAGAAGTTGGTGGTGATTGTGTGA